In a single window of the Nycticebus coucang isolate mNycCou1 chromosome 13, mNycCou1.pri, whole genome shotgun sequence genome:
- the LOC128563668 gene encoding cytochrome P450 11B1, mitochondrial-like isoform X1, which translates to MAFRAKAGVWLVGPCLSLRGPRTLGTRAIVAPKAVLPFEAIPQCRTNTWMKMLQIWKDQGYENLHLDMHQNFQELGPIFRYDIGGTQRVSVMLPEDVERLQQVETLHPRRMCLDPWLAHRHHRGHKCGVFLLNGPEWRFNRLRLNPGVLSPRAVEKYLPMVDIVARDFTQILKKKVLRNAREALTLDVQSSIVHYTTEASNLALFGERLGLFGQNPSPAGLKLLHALEAMFKSTVQLMFTPRSLSRWTSTRTWEEHFEAWDCIFQHANNSIQKVYQELALDRPIYYSGIVAELLLQAELSPDAIKANAIELIAGSVDTTAFPVLMTLFELARNPQVQQALRQESLKAAPSITDNPQRAMVELPLLRAALKETLRLYPVGATLERILPSDMVLQNYHIPAGTLVQVFLYSLGRNPASFPRPERYDPQRWMDIKGSNTNVRHLAFGFGVRQCLGRRQAEVAIVLLLHHVLKNFLVETLNQEDVRMTFCFTMKATSFPALSFRVVS; encoded by the exons ATGGCATTCAGGGCGAAGGCAGGTGTGTGGCTGGTGGGGCCCTGTCTATCCCTGAGAGGACCACGGACACTGGGCACCAGAGCCATTGTGGCCCCTAAGGCGGTGCTGCCCTTCGAAGCCATACCCCAGTGTCGCACCAACACCTGGATGAAGATGCTGCAGATCTGGAAGGACCAGGGCTATGAGAACCTCCACCTGGACATGCATCAGAACTTCCAGGAGCTGGGGCCAATTTTCAG GTATGACATAGGAGGGACACAAAGGGTGTCTGTGATGCTGCCGGAGGACGTGGAGAGGCTGCAGCAGGTGGAGACTCTGCACCCACGCCGGATGTGCCTGGATCCCTGGCTGGCCCACAGGCATCACCGAGGGCACAAATGTGGCGTGTTCTTGCT GAATGGGCCCGAATGGCGCTTCAACCGATTGCGGCTGAACCCAGGAGTGCTGTCACCAAGAGCTGTGGAGAAGTACCTCCCCATGGTGGATATAGTGGCAAGGGATTTCACCCAGATCCTGAAGAAGAAGGTGCTACGGAATGCCCGGGAGGCCCTGACCCTGGACGTCCAGTCCAGCATCGTCCACTACACCACAGAAG CCAGCAACCTAGCACTTTTTGGAGAGCGGCTGGGTCTCTTTGGCCAGAACCCCAGCCCAGCAGGCCTGAAATTGCTCCATGCCCTGGAGGCTATGTTCAAATCCACCGTTCAGCTCATGTTCACACCCAGGAGCCTGTCCCGCTGGACCAGCACCAGGACGTGGGAGGAGCACTTTGAGGCATGGGACTGCATCTTCCAGCATG CCAACAACAGCATCCAGAAAGTCTATCAGGAACTTGCACTCGACCGCCCTATATACTACAGTGGCATTGTGGCAGAGCTGCTGTTGCAGGCAGAGTTGTCACCAGATGCCATCAAAGCCAATGCTATTGAACTCATAGCAGGGAGTGTGGACACG ACAGCCTTCCCTGTGCTGATGACACTGTTTGAGCTGGCCAGAAACCCCCAGGTGCAGCAGGCCCTGCGCCAGGAGAGCCTGAAAGCTGCCCCTAGCATCACTGACAATCCTCAGAGGGCAATGGTGGAGCTGCCCCTGCTGCGGGCAGCCCTCAAGGAGACCCTGAG GCTCTACCCCGTGGGCGCCACCCTGGAGCGAATCCTGCCCTCAGACATGGTGCTGCAGAACTACCACATCCCCGCGGGG ACACTGGTCCAGGTGTTCCTCTATTCCCTGGGTCGCAACCCCGCCTCCTTCCCGAGGCCAGAGCGCTATGACCCCCAGCGCTGGATGGACATCAAGGGTTCCAACACAAACGTCCGCCACCTGGCTTTTGGCTTTGGCGTGCGCCAGTGTCTGGGGCGGCGCCAGGCAGAGGTGGCGATTGTGTTGCTGCTGCACCAC GTGCTGAAAAACTTCCTGGTGGAGACTCTAAACCAAGAGGATGTAAGGATGACCTTCTGCTTCACAATGAAAGCCACCAGCTTCCCTGCACTCAGCTTCAGGGTTGTCAGCTGA
- the LOC128563668 gene encoding cytochrome P450 11B1, mitochondrial-like isoform X2, producing the protein MAFRAKAGVWLVGPCLSLRGPRTLGTRAIVAPKAVLPFEAIPQCRTNTWMKMLQIWKDQGYENLHLDMHQNFQELGPIFRYDIGGTQRVSVMLPEDVERLQQVETLHPRRMCLDPWLAHRHHRGHKCGVFLLNGPEWRFNRLRLNPGVLSPRAVEKYLPMVDIVARDFTQILKKKVLRNAREALTLDVQSSIVHYTTEASNLALFGERLGLFGQNPSPAGLKLLHALEAMFKSTVQLMFTPRSLSRWTSTRTWEEHFEAWDCIFQHANNSIQKVYQELALDRPIYYSGIVAELLLQAELSPDAIKANAIELIAGSVDTTAFPVLMTLFELARNPQVQQALRQESLKAAPSITDNPQRAMVELPLLRAALKETLRLYPVGATLERILPSDMVLQNYHIPAGVLKNFLVETLNQEDVRMTFCFTMKATSFPALSFRVVS; encoded by the exons ATGGCATTCAGGGCGAAGGCAGGTGTGTGGCTGGTGGGGCCCTGTCTATCCCTGAGAGGACCACGGACACTGGGCACCAGAGCCATTGTGGCCCCTAAGGCGGTGCTGCCCTTCGAAGCCATACCCCAGTGTCGCACCAACACCTGGATGAAGATGCTGCAGATCTGGAAGGACCAGGGCTATGAGAACCTCCACCTGGACATGCATCAGAACTTCCAGGAGCTGGGGCCAATTTTCAG GTATGACATAGGAGGGACACAAAGGGTGTCTGTGATGCTGCCGGAGGACGTGGAGAGGCTGCAGCAGGTGGAGACTCTGCACCCACGCCGGATGTGCCTGGATCCCTGGCTGGCCCACAGGCATCACCGAGGGCACAAATGTGGCGTGTTCTTGCT GAATGGGCCCGAATGGCGCTTCAACCGATTGCGGCTGAACCCAGGAGTGCTGTCACCAAGAGCTGTGGAGAAGTACCTCCCCATGGTGGATATAGTGGCAAGGGATTTCACCCAGATCCTGAAGAAGAAGGTGCTACGGAATGCCCGGGAGGCCCTGACCCTGGACGTCCAGTCCAGCATCGTCCACTACACCACAGAAG CCAGCAACCTAGCACTTTTTGGAGAGCGGCTGGGTCTCTTTGGCCAGAACCCCAGCCCAGCAGGCCTGAAATTGCTCCATGCCCTGGAGGCTATGTTCAAATCCACCGTTCAGCTCATGTTCACACCCAGGAGCCTGTCCCGCTGGACCAGCACCAGGACGTGGGAGGAGCACTTTGAGGCATGGGACTGCATCTTCCAGCATG CCAACAACAGCATCCAGAAAGTCTATCAGGAACTTGCACTCGACCGCCCTATATACTACAGTGGCATTGTGGCAGAGCTGCTGTTGCAGGCAGAGTTGTCACCAGATGCCATCAAAGCCAATGCTATTGAACTCATAGCAGGGAGTGTGGACACG ACAGCCTTCCCTGTGCTGATGACACTGTTTGAGCTGGCCAGAAACCCCCAGGTGCAGCAGGCCCTGCGCCAGGAGAGCCTGAAAGCTGCCCCTAGCATCACTGACAATCCTCAGAGGGCAATGGTGGAGCTGCCCCTGCTGCGGGCAGCCCTCAAGGAGACCCTGAG GCTCTACCCCGTGGGCGCCACCCTGGAGCGAATCCTGCCCTCAGACATGGTGCTGCAGAACTACCACATCCCCGCGGGG GTGCTGAAAAACTTCCTGGTGGAGACTCTAAACCAAGAGGATGTAAGGATGACCTTCTGCTTCACAATGAAAGCCACCAGCTTCCCTGCACTCAGCTTCAGGGTTGTCAGCTGA